The DNA segment GCCCAACCGAAGGAGGATAACGAAATGTTAAGGGCAACCGACAAAATCACAGCACTTTATTGCAGATTGTCCGTAGAGGACACCAAGGATGAGAAGAAAAACGGCAAAGAGGATTTGTCAAATTCCATCCAAAATCAAAAGGCTATGTTGCTTCAATACGCACGAGATCATCGCTTCCCCCACCCGACATTTTTCATTGATGACGGCTACAGCGGTGTGACCTATGATCGTCCTGGTTTTCAGAAAATGCTTGATGAAATTGAAGCCGGTCATGTGGGTACGGTCATTACGAAAGACCTGTCAAGGCTTGGGCGAAACTCCGCTTTGACGGGACTGTATATCAACTACACTTTCCCTCAGAACGATGTCCGCTACATCGCCATCAACGACCACTTTGACAGCATCAACCCCAACAGCACCGACAGTGACATTGCCGGTATTAAAAACTGGTTCAACGAATTTTTCGCCAAAGATACAAGCCGAAAGATTCGTGCGGTGCAAAAAGCAAAGGGTGAGCGTGGTGAACGATTGACCGTCCATGTGCCATATGGCTACATGAAAAATCCCGAAAATCCAAAGGAATGGATTATTGACGAGGAAGCTGCACAGGTGGTCAAGAAGATTTTCACGCTCTGTATGAACGGGCGTGGACCAAGCCAAATTGCAGACCAGCTTGAAAAAGATAAAGTTCTCACACCTACTGCATACAAAAACAAGCAAGGTGTGAAAACACCGCACACTGAGCCGGAGAACCCTTATCGCTGGCACGAAAGCACCATTGTCAATATTCTTGAACGAAAAGAGTACATTGGCGCAACGGTCAACTTCAAGACCTACACCAATTCTATTTGGGACAAGAAGCAGAGGGAGAATCCCGAAGAAAATCGAGTGATTTTCTACAACACTCATCCTGCCATTATCGAGCAGGAAGTCTTTGACAAGGTACAGGAAATTCGTCAGCA comes from the Eubacteriaceae bacterium Marseille-Q4139 genome and includes:
- a CDS encoding recombinase family protein, with protein sequence MNNDTSLDINNNSNPVQTVAQPKEDNEMLRATDKITALYCRLSVEDTKDEKKNGKEDLSNSIQNQKAMLLQYARDHRFPHPTFFIDDGYSGVTYDRPGFQKMLDEIEAGHVGTVITKDLSRLGRNSALTGLYINYTFPQNDVRYIAINDHFDSINPNSTDSDIAGIKNWFNEFFAKDTSRKIRAVQKAKGERGERLTVHVPYGYMKNPENPKEWIIDEEAAQVVKKIFTLCMNGRGPSQIADQLEKDKVLTPTAYKNKQGVKTPHTEPENPYRWHESTIVNILERKEYIGATVNFKTYTNSIWDKKQRENPEENRVIFYNTHPAIIEQEVFDKVQEIRQQRHRRTATGKSSPFSGLVFCADCKQKLYYSTTKYFEKRQDFFICSTHRANKDKCSGHYIRAVVLEDLVWNHMKEVISYVTRYEAHFREGMEQKLRLQSEETIRVYKKRLAQAEKRIGELDRLFIKIYEDNAKGKLNDDRFAMMSKTYEDEQAQLKVEIINLQKEVEVQERQIEDLEQFIQRAHRYTDLTELTPYALRELVKAVYVEAPDKSSGKRKQRVHIEYDLVGYIPVDELIKAEQA